The DNA segment TCCTTGCGGAACTGCTTGGCCATGTCCGCCCGGCAGATGATCGCTGCCGCGGCGCCGTCCGTCGTCGGACAGCAATCGAACAATCCGAAAGGCGAGGCGATCAATGGGGCTTTCATGACCTGATCCAAGGTGACTTCCATCTGGAAATGTGCCTTGGGATGGAGCGAGCCGTTGTGGTGGTTCTTCACGGCCACTTTGGCGAGGGTCTCCTTCTTCACGCCGAACGTGTGCATGTACCGGTTGGCTGCAAGGGCGAAAATGCCGGGAGCGGTATTGCCGCGTCCGAGCAGGGGGTGGCCGTAGTCGCGCGCGATGCCGCGTCCGCCGCGGTCCTTCATTTTCTCCGCGCCGAGCGCGAGGACAACGTCGTACATGCCGGAGGCTACGGCAAAGGCGGCATTCCGAAACGCTTCCATGCCGGTGGCGCAGAAATTCTCGACGCGTGTGATGGGGATATTGTAAAGGCGCAAGGGGTCGGCGAGGCTCACGCCGGCCTTTCCGCCGTGCGCTCCCGGGTTGTACGTTCCAATCCAGGCCGCCTGGATACGATCCGGCTCAATCCCCGCTTCCGCGATCGCCTCGAAACCGGCCTCCACGACGAGTTCGTCAAACCCGGCGTCGAACCGATCGCCGAACTTGCAACACCCCGTTCCGATCACGGCGACCTTGTCGGTAATACTCATCTTCTACCTCCCGTCGATCACGCTCGCGCGGGTCGGGCTTTCCAGAAGTAGTTCCGGAAGCCGCCGCCATCGTGGAACCAGCGCAGCGACATCTCCACCGGCATTCCAATTTCGAACTTGTCGGCATCGCAATCGGTCGCTTGGGTGTATACGCGTCCGCCACCCTCCAAGTCGACAACGGCCATCAATTGGGGAGACAGGGTGCCTTCGAAGAGATAATCCTTGGTCATGGTGAAAACCTTCCCCCGGCGGGAAAGCCGCTTTTCCTCCATTTGATCCTTGGTCCGACATCCCTGGCAGACGCGTGCTTGAGGGAAGTGAACGAAACCGCATTTCTTGCAACGGCTCCCGTGGAGTTGAAGGTTTTGCGCGTGTTCCTTCTGCGCCAGCACGTTCGTGACATTCGGCGCGGGAATGCTCGGCCCGAGGATCCCCTGGACTTTCAGGTATTCCTCGTAGTTTTTCATCTCGCGCCGAAAGCCGAGGATCTTTTCCAGGTCCAACTTCTTCTTGAGGTCGTTGATCCTATCCGTCGTGCGCAGCAGAAGGATGTCGCATCCATCTCCGTAGCCGACCATGGCGTAGCGCTGATCGGGTTTAGACTTGGCCAGCGCGGCGGCGAGTCCCAAAAAGATATGCGGGGTTCCCGTGAAGCCGGTCTTGTCCGCAAATACCTCCTGATACTGCCGGGCAGGATCGAGCCCGAGGCTCTTCGCGAATCCTTGCCCCGTCTTGGCATTCGCCGCCGGCAGAATGATCCCGTCCAAGTCGGCTGCCTTGAAGCCGTCGGCTTTGGAGAGTGCTCCAAAGGCCTGCTTGAGAACGCGCCCCATGCCGTACTGCTGGCCGAACCGTGTCTCGTCACCCGCGATGAATTCGTCCGATTCCTTTCGCCACTCGTCCAGGAAATCATCGGTCCAGGTGGAGACCTTCTCGATTTCGACGGCGATATTCTCGTTGGAGATCAGGAATGCCGCCGCCGCATCACCCGAGGTGGATTCCTGCGGAGTTTCCGGCTCGGTGGGACGCCTGTCCGCGGCCACCACGAGGATCGATTCGGCCGATCCGGCGAGAATCGCGTTGCGCGCGCCGCGGAGAGCGCTTGTTCCTCCGCGCAGACTCCCCGCGAAATCAATCGTGTCCATTTGGGCGGGAAGGTCGCACGCGGCGGCGATCACACTCGCCGCCTGCTTCTGGAGATACGGGGAGGTCGTGGAGGCGAAGTAGAGGCCGTCGATCGACTTGCGCGTAGGCTCGCCCAAGGCGGCCAAAGCCGCTTCGGCGCCGAGCGTCAGCGCGTCCTCGTCAAAATTGGCGACCGCCTTCTCGCCGCCGCCGCTCTTCCCACCCCAAGCGCGGGCGATCTCCTCCCGCTTCAGCCGGAAGGCTGGGACGTAGACGCCGATATCCGAAATGCCGACCGGAGTGGACGCCACTCGCTACTCCATCATGATCTTCTTGATGTTCTGCTGGATTTCCGGGGCTGACCAGATACCGGAATCCTTCCGGACACCGTTGGACACGGCCATCTTGTATTCGAACAGATGCCGACCCTGAGTGCCGAAGATTTTTCCGGTGATATCGGCGGAGAGATCCGACGCGAGAAAAAGAACGATGGGCGTAATGTGTTGGGGGCCGAGCTCCTCCTCGCTGACGCCCTGGAACATCGCGAGGTCCGATGTCATCCGGGTGAGGGCGGCGGGGGCGATCGCATTCACGGTGATGGCGTATTTCATTCCTTCCATCGAAACGGTGCGGGTGAACCCGTAAATGCCGGCCTTGGCCGAGCTGTAGTTGGCCTGGCCGAAGTTCCCCATCAAACCCGATACCGAAGTGGTGTTAATGATGCGGCCGCCCTTGCCGTTTTCCTTCATCCACGTAAATACGGGCTGGGTGACGCAGAACGTGCCCTTGAGGTGGACGGCGATGACAGCGTCCCATTCGGCTTCGCTCATTTTCGCCAGCGATTTGTCACGCAGGATGCCCGCGTTGTTGACCAAGATGTCGACCTTCCCGAATGCGCTCAACGCCGACTTGAGAATGTTTTGACCGCCCTCCACCGTGGCCACGTTGTCGTAGCTGGGCGCGGCCGCCCCGCCGGCTTTCTTGATTTCATCGACCACCGTATCGGCCGCCATCTTCCCGCCGCCGCCGCCGGATCGGTCGCCACCGAGGTCGTTCACAACAACCTTGGCACCCTCTTTCGCAAACGCCAGGCAGTGGCTCCGGCCGATGCCGTTCGCTCCGCCCGTGATAATTGCTACTTTTCCGTCGAGTAGTCCCATGGGAAACCTCCTTCTAAGAGCCTCTGACAGAATGCCGATTCGTAGGGGAGCATCTTCAGATGCTCCCTCTTGTCGGGAGGGTCTGAAGACCCTCCCCTACGCATTCTGTTAGACAGGTTGTGCGGATTGGTCCTCCCTTATGTGGGGCGCTCGGCCCTTGCTTCAGTATCCTGCACACGCGGGGGAGCATAGGACAGGAACGGGAGGGAGGTCAAGAGGAACATAACGCATTGCGTCGAACCCGCCGTGGGCGTGAGGCGGTTGACCGTCGCCCCGTCGCGCCGCGTATGGCGTGGCTTCACGGGCTCGCCCCAGTTGGCTGCAATGTCTATTGTCAAGTACGTCCCCGAAAAACCGTTCCATACCGCACCGTAGCCGATGGACACCGCGCAAGAAGCGCCCCCCGCCGCGCGGAGATCACATCCCGCCGCACCGGCCGCTACTTGAGAAGGAGAGGAAACTCCTGGAGAAGCTCGAAATCGCCCTCAGGTGGAGCGGCCAACAGTTGCACCCGGAGATCGGCCCCGAGGTCCGCCTTGCGAAGTCCCCGTGGGCAGAAGAGATCGAGGCGGTGGAGGGCGAAGGGCCCCGGCGCCTTGTCCGGAGGCGAAAGATCCACGGTCTCCCAAGGCTGGCCGCCCTTCAGAAACGTCGCACGGTAGCGAAGATCAGAAGGGAGGATTCTGCCGAGCGATCTGACGCCGATGGCAAGTGAAATGTACGCGAAACCTCCCTGGTCCACCTTGCGGGCTCGCTCACCCGGCTGGGCCTGAGCTGAAATGGCTTTTCGGCCGGTGTTCGGCGTCCATACGAACCCCCGCTCGCCGCCTTCGGTCTCCACGTCCAGCCATTCCCCCGCTTCCTTGCTGATTCGAAGCAGAACGCCGGGACCCAGCTCTTCCACAAGATCGTGCTCAATCCCCGGGCCGGACCGCAGCCGGGTCTTGCT comes from the Nitrospirota bacterium genome and includes:
- a CDS encoding acetyl-CoA acetyltransferase, whose product is MSITDKVAVIGTGCCKFGDRFDAGFDELVVEAGFEAIAEAGIEPDRIQAAWIGTYNPGAHGGKAGVSLADPLRLYNIPITRVENFCATGMEAFRNAAFAVASGMYDVVLALGAEKMKDRGGRGIARDYGHPLLGRGNTAPGIFALAANRYMHTFGVKKETLAKVAVKNHHNGSLHPKAHFQMEVTLDQVMKAPLIASPFGLFDCCPTTDGAAAAIICRADMAKQFRKDYVLLKGVGLAVTSGRPYNDSQFDYLGFKATQLAAQQAYEQAGIKEPAKEIRCAEVHDCFTWTEISNYEDLGFAKKGEGWRLIEEGRTALDGDIPVNASGGLKSFGHPIGASGVRMIVEATRQLQGRAAKNQVNNGRPYALAHNVGGPGAVSCVVVLGQN
- a CDS encoding hydroxymethylglutaryl-CoA synthase family protein, yielding MASTPVGISDIGVYVPAFRLKREEIARAWGGKSGGGEKAVANFDEDALTLGAEAALAALGEPTRKSIDGLYFASTTSPYLQKQAASVIAAACDLPAQMDTIDFAGSLRGGTSALRGARNAILAGSAESILVVAADRRPTEPETPQESTSGDAAAAFLISNENIAVEIEKVSTWTDDFLDEWRKESDEFIAGDETRFGQQYGMGRVLKQAFGALSKADGFKAADLDGIILPAANAKTGQGFAKSLGLDPARQYQEVFADKTGFTGTPHIFLGLAAALAKSKPDQRYAMVGYGDGCDILLLRTTDRINDLKKKLDLEKILGFRREMKNYEEYLKVQGILGPSIPAPNVTNVLAQKEHAQNLQLHGSRCKKCGFVHFPQARVCQGCRTKDQMEEKRLSRRGKVFTMTKDYLFEGTLSPQLMAVVDLEGGGRVYTQATDCDADKFEIGMPVEMSLRWFHDGGGFRNYFWKARPARA
- a CDS encoding SDR family NAD(P)-dependent oxidoreductase; the protein is MGLLDGKVAIITGGANGIGRSHCLAFAKEGAKVVVNDLGGDRSGGGGGKMAADTVVDEIKKAGGAAAPSYDNVATVEGGQNILKSALSAFGKVDILVNNAGILRDKSLAKMSEAEWDAVIAVHLKGTFCVTQPVFTWMKENGKGGRIINTTSVSGLMGNFGQANYSSAKAGIYGFTRTVSMEGMKYAITVNAIAPAALTRMTSDLAMFQGVSEEELGPQHITPIVLFLASDLSADITGKIFGTQGRHLFEYKMAVSNGVRKDSGIWSAPEIQQNIKKIMME